The proteins below are encoded in one region of Streptomyces cyanogenus:
- a CDS encoding RHS repeat-associated core domain-containing protein, translating to MGYVLPGWADEILDFIGINWPNVDEDDYRDMADAMRDFADRFEGHGGDAHQAVSRILSSSQGWAVDAMEKHWSHVKTGHLEKIPEIARLFADACDVVADIIFGMKTKAEIELGAMAASLGISVGLAVFTGGLSAVIGAAETVAMRQAIKRIIDEAADRIVDELMARVTEPVNAKLEAMVEDMVFDLVDDAFSLPPVPGDGSPGGKHGGGMQLASAGGGDGGGAGSGAGKRTVIDHVEFEDGAGKVSFHGGELHRAGSGSLVKARGAFGRTHGRDSFTKAFDSVLEGALKGTEKALAKITKHVTETIPDRVKATSRLHKGIDLGVRDRVNAIDGGKKGGHDVGGHGRAGGPGRKRPASLRTVLDSVREKAIVLRQRRCRTDPVDIASGEMVLSQRDLALPGVLPLEVRRTHISGYGYGHCFGPSWASTLDERLEPTGSGAVWARPDGSLLVYPHLPREAGEEVLPAEGERIALTFVERSDLGEVTYATVDVRSGLTRRFTGSPYSSGGLYWLNDIEDRNGNGVRFVRDDEGLPTALVHEGGYRVRVTRDTDLARVTALELETPEGPVRVASFTYDEHHDLVGVSGSRGVPLRFTYDDEHRVTSWTDRNGHTYGYVYDAAGRVVETIGPDGALSSRFAYDTAARETRFTDSTGAVTVTRFNHLRQTISETDPLGNTVHFEWDRYDNLLSRTDEQGHTSRFTYDDAGNLLTVHYPDGRQASTTYNALHLPETTTGPDGTVWRNVFDERGNRTAVVAPDGTATTFTHDATGAVATVTFPTGETETRTHDEAGLTLSVTDPRGATYTVRRDAFGRPYESVDPAGSATRLEWTADGWLTRRTAPDGSTESWTYDEEGNCLTHTDPLGGVTRFEYTWFDLLAARTGRDGARYEFTYDTELRISTVGNPQGKTWTYRYGPSGLTESETDFDGRVTRCEYDAVGRLVARTTPLGQRIAFTFDAVGNVLAKDADGVVTRYTYDDADRLVSAVSPTSSLTLERDALGRLLAETVDGRSMRFGYDRHGELISRTTPTGATTSYTYDSAGDRVRVDLAGHTLGFTHDLLGRETRRTVGPGPASVTLTSHWDVMGRLAARSLTTPRGTLRDRSYGYRADGFLTDITDRRDGSAWHIDLDPVGRPLGVTASDWSERYAYDAVGNQTDAHWPDRARHPESRGARTYDGTRLRGGDGVRYEYDAAGRVVLRRKRRLSRKPDIWRYSWDAEDRLVSCTTPDGTVWRYTYDVLGRRTAKHRMRPDGQGIAATVRFAWDGTQLAEETDTATGVTLTWEYEGPQPMAQLERRLPADAGQSEVDSRFFAIVTDVIGTPTELVDEKGDIAWYKRSTVWGITARNRDARAHTPLRFPGQYADPETGLHYNLNRHYDPETARYVSADPLGLVPAPNPAAYVVNPYTWMDPEGLVAKGCTQIGGWYGGLLPANRKADGTQYPGAMEVNHIPPKDAWRNITDPGFYRAGKPHKKQKVNNGPAIRMEYDDHRDLYSTGSDLQAQAWRTWQRELVDQGRITEAMRMDIDDIKRRFPGKYDQHIEDMVNSLKDNKPFQDMLTKRGWTVDVTELLR from the coding sequence ATGGGCTACGTTCTGCCGGGATGGGCCGACGAGATCCTGGACTTCATCGGGATCAACTGGCCGAACGTCGACGAGGACGACTACCGCGACATGGCTGACGCCATGCGGGACTTCGCGGACAGGTTCGAGGGCCATGGCGGTGACGCCCACCAGGCGGTGTCCCGGATCCTGTCCTCCTCGCAGGGCTGGGCCGTCGATGCGATGGAGAAGCACTGGTCGCACGTCAAGACGGGGCACTTGGAGAAGATCCCGGAGATTGCCAGGTTGTTCGCGGACGCGTGTGACGTGGTCGCCGACATCATCTTCGGGATGAAGACCAAGGCCGAGATCGAACTCGGTGCGATGGCCGCCTCGTTGGGTATCTCGGTGGGGCTCGCCGTGTTCACCGGTGGTCTGTCGGCGGTCATCGGCGCGGCCGAGACCGTGGCGATGCGCCAGGCGATCAAACGGATCATCGACGAGGCCGCCGACCGGATCGTGGACGAACTGATGGCGCGGGTGACCGAGCCGGTCAACGCCAAGCTGGAGGCCATGGTCGAGGACATGGTCTTCGACCTGGTGGACGACGCCTTCTCGCTGCCTCCCGTGCCGGGCGACGGGAGCCCGGGCGGCAAGCACGGCGGCGGCATGCAGCTGGCCTCCGCCGGCGGCGGTGACGGCGGCGGGGCCGGGTCCGGGGCCGGCAAGCGGACCGTAATCGACCACGTCGAGTTCGAGGACGGCGCGGGCAAGGTCTCCTTCCACGGCGGCGAACTGCACCGGGCCGGCTCGGGCTCGCTGGTGAAGGCCAGGGGCGCCTTCGGCCGTACTCACGGCAGGGACTCCTTCACCAAGGCCTTCGACTCCGTCCTGGAAGGTGCCCTGAAGGGCACGGAGAAAGCACTGGCCAAGATCACCAAGCATGTCACCGAGACCATCCCGGACCGGGTGAAGGCCACCTCCCGCCTGCACAAAGGCATCGACCTCGGCGTCCGCGACCGGGTCAACGCCATCGACGGCGGCAAGAAGGGCGGCCACGACGTCGGCGGCCACGGGCGGGCCGGCGGACCGGGCCGCAAGCGCCCCGCGTCGCTGCGCACGGTGCTGGACAGCGTCCGCGAGAAGGCGATCGTGCTGAGACAGCGTCGCTGCAGGACCGACCCGGTCGACATCGCGAGCGGCGAGATGGTGCTCTCCCAGAGGGACCTCGCGCTGCCCGGCGTGCTGCCGTTGGAGGTGCGGCGCACCCACATATCCGGATACGGGTACGGGCACTGCTTCGGCCCCAGCTGGGCCTCCACCCTGGACGAGCGGCTGGAGCCGACCGGCTCCGGCGCGGTCTGGGCCCGCCCCGACGGGTCCCTGCTCGTCTATCCGCACCTGCCGCGCGAGGCGGGCGAGGAGGTGCTGCCTGCGGAGGGCGAGCGGATCGCCCTCACCTTCGTGGAGCGATCAGACCTCGGCGAGGTCACCTACGCCACGGTCGACGTCCGCTCCGGCCTGACCCGCCGTTTCACCGGCAGCCCGTACTCCTCGGGCGGCCTGTACTGGCTGAACGACATCGAGGACCGCAACGGCAACGGCGTGCGGTTCGTCCGCGACGACGAAGGCCTGCCCACGGCGCTCGTCCACGAGGGCGGTTACCGCGTGCGCGTCACCCGGGACACGGATCTCGCCCGGGTCACGGCCTTGGAGCTGGAGACGCCCGAGGGCCCGGTCCGGGTCGCCTCGTTCACGTACGACGAGCACCACGACCTGGTGGGCGTGTCGGGTTCCCGGGGCGTGCCCCTGCGGTTCACCTACGACGACGAGCACCGCGTCACCTCGTGGACCGACCGCAACGGCCACACCTACGGCTATGTGTACGACGCGGCCGGCCGGGTCGTGGAGACGATCGGCCCCGACGGCGCGCTCTCCTCGCGCTTCGCCTACGACACCGCCGCCCGCGAGACCCGCTTCACCGACTCCACCGGCGCGGTCACCGTCACCCGCTTCAACCACCTCCGCCAGACGATCAGCGAGACCGACCCGCTCGGCAACACCGTGCACTTCGAGTGGGACCGTTACGACAACCTGCTGTCCCGCACCGACGAGCAGGGGCACACCTCCCGGTTCACGTACGACGACGCCGGCAACCTCCTCACCGTCCACTACCCGGACGGTCGCCAGGCCTCGACCACGTACAACGCGCTGCACCTGCCCGAGACGACGACCGGCCCGGACGGCACCGTGTGGCGCAACGTCTTCGACGAGCGGGGCAACCGCACCGCGGTCGTCGCACCGGACGGCACCGCGACCACGTTCACCCACGACGCGACGGGCGCCGTGGCCACGGTCACGTTCCCGACCGGCGAGACGGAGACCCGTACCCACGACGAGGCGGGCCTGACCCTCTCGGTCACCGACCCGCGGGGTGCCACCTACACGGTGCGCCGGGACGCCTTCGGCCGGCCGTACGAGTCGGTCGACCCGGCGGGCTCCGCCACCCGCCTGGAATGGACGGCGGACGGCTGGCTGACCCGGCGGACCGCACCGGACGGGTCCACGGAGTCGTGGACGTACGACGAAGAGGGCAACTGCCTCACCCACACCGATCCGCTCGGCGGCGTGACCCGCTTCGAGTACACGTGGTTCGACCTGCTCGCCGCCCGCACGGGCAGGGACGGGGCGCGGTACGAGTTCACGTACGACACCGAGCTGCGGATCAGCACGGTCGGCAACCCGCAGGGGAAGACGTGGACGTACCGGTACGGCCCGTCGGGGTTGACCGAATCCGAGACCGACTTCGACGGACGCGTCACCCGCTGCGAGTACGACGCCGTGGGCCGTCTCGTCGCCCGGACGACGCCGCTCGGCCAGCGCATCGCCTTCACCTTCGACGCGGTGGGCAACGTGCTGGCGAAGGACGCCGACGGCGTGGTCACCCGCTACACCTACGACGACGCCGACCGGCTCGTCTCCGCCGTCTCCCCGACCTCCTCGCTCACCCTGGAACGCGACGCCCTGGGCCGCCTGCTGGCGGAGACCGTCGACGGGCGCAGCATGCGGTTCGGCTACGACCGGCACGGCGAACTGATCTCGCGCACGACACCGACGGGGGCCACGACGTCGTACACCTACGACAGCGCGGGCGACCGGGTGCGCGTGGACCTCGCCGGGCACACGCTCGGCTTCACCCACGACCTGCTGGGCCGCGAGACCCGGCGCACGGTCGGCCCCGGGCCGGCGTCCGTGACGCTCACTTCCCACTGGGACGTGATGGGCCGCCTCGCCGCCCGGTCGCTGACCACGCCCCGCGGCACGCTCCGGGACCGCTCCTACGGCTACCGGGCCGACGGTTTCCTGACGGACATCACCGACCGGCGGGACGGGTCGGCCTGGCACATCGACCTCGACCCGGTGGGGCGTCCGCTCGGCGTCACCGCCAGCGACTGGTCGGAGCGCTACGCCTACGACGCCGTCGGCAACCAGACGGACGCCCACTGGCCCGACCGGGCACGGCATCCCGAGAGCCGCGGCGCGCGGACCTATGACGGAACCCGGCTGCGCGGCGGGGACGGTGTGCGGTACGAGTACGACGCCGCGGGACGCGTCGTGCTGCGCCGGAAGCGGCGCCTGTCCCGCAAGCCCGACATCTGGCGCTACTCCTGGGACGCGGAGGACCGCCTGGTCTCCTGCACCACTCCCGACGGCACCGTGTGGCGCTACACCTACGACGTGCTGGGCCGCCGCACCGCCAAGCACCGCATGCGCCCCGACGGGCAGGGCATCGCGGCCACGGTCCGCTTCGCCTGGGACGGAACGCAACTGGCCGAGGAGACCGACACGGCCACCGGCGTGACGCTGACCTGGGAGTACGAGGGGCCGCAGCCGATGGCCCAGCTGGAGCGCCGCCTTCCGGCCGACGCCGGTCAGAGCGAGGTGGACAGCCGCTTCTTCGCCATCGTCACCGACGTCATCGGCACCCCGACCGAACTCGTGGACGAGAAGGGCGACATCGCCTGGTACAAGCGCTCAACGGTCTGGGGGATCACCGCCCGCAACCGCGACGCGCGGGCCCACACGCCGCTGCGCTTCCCCGGCCAGTACGCCGACCCGGAGACGGGCCTGCACTACAACCTGAACCGGCACTACGACCCCGAGACGGCCCGCTATGTCTCGGCGGACCCGCTGGGCCTCGTACCCGCCCCGAACCCGGCCGCGTACGTCGTCAACCCCTACACGTGGATGGACCCGGAGGGTCTGGTCGCCAAGGGGTGCACGCAGATCGGCGGCTGGTACGGCGGCCTGCTGCCGGCGAACCGGAAGGCGGACGGAACGCAGTATCCGGGGGCCATGGAGGTCAACCACATCCCGCCCAAGGACGCTTGGCGCAACATCACGGACCCGGGCTTCTACCGGGCGGGAAAGCCGCACAAGAAGCAGAAGGTCAACAACGGCCCGGCGATCCGGATGGAGTACGACGACCATCGCGACCTGTACAGCACGGGCAGCGATCTCCAGGCACAGGCATGGCGGACGTGGCAGCGCGAACTGGTGGACCAGGGGCGCATCACCGAGGCGATGCGGATGGACATCGACGACATCAAGCGCAGGTTCCCGGGCAAGTACGACCAGCACATCGAGGACATGGTGAACAGCCTGAAGGACAACAAACCCTTCCAGGACATGCTCACGAAGCGGGGATGGACCGTCGATGTGACCGAGCTACTACGGTGA